Proteins encoded together in one Anopheles darlingi chromosome 3, idAnoDarlMG_H_01, whole genome shotgun sequence window:
- the LOC125953267 gene encoding titin-like, whose amino-acid sequence MKAFIVFTMALALASAASVENSKKEKRGLLDLGSHQESYESYGYDSHQSHGYYGNDYSEKEVKQIITKKVPVPYPVEVEKHVPVEVKVPYPVEVEKKVPVVVEKKVPVYIEKKVPVHVDRPYPVEVKVPVKVPVYKKEYVEVPKPYAVHVEKPYPVYVKQPVYIEKQVPVTVHIKEHQKKPFWG is encoded by the exons ATGAAG GCGTTTATTGTTTTCACcatggctctggctctggccagTGCGGCGTCAGTCGAAAATTCCAAGAAGGAGAAACGCGGCCTCTTGGATCTTGGATCTCATCAGGAGTCGTACGAGAGCTACGGCTACGATAGTCACCAATCTCATGGATACTATGGAAACGATTACTccgagaaggaagtgaaacaGATCATCACGAAGAAGGTTCCCGTTCCGTACCCAGTTGAGGTGGAGAAGCACGTCCCAGTGGAAGTGAAGGTCCCATACCCAGTTGaggtcgagaagaaggtcccagtcgtcgtggagaagaaggttccaGTGtacatcgagaagaaggtcccggtCCATGTCGATCGTCCGTACCCAGTTGAAGTGAAAGTCCCAGTAAAGGTCCCAGTCTACAAGAAGGAATACGTCGAGGTCCCGAAGCCATACGCAGTTCATGTCGAGAAGCCATACCCAGTGTACGTGAAGCAGCCAGTGTACATTGAGAAGCAGGTCCCAGTGACGGTACACATCAAGGAACACCAGAAGAAGCCGTTCTGGGGTTAA